One stretch of Pigmentiphaga aceris DNA includes these proteins:
- the hslV gene encoding ATP-dependent protease subunit HslV, with product MEKELPQFHGTTIVSVRRGNRVAIGGDGQVTLGNIVVKGSARKVRRLYKDSVLAGFAGATADAFTLLERFEGKLEKHQGHLLRAAVELTRDWRTDRVLRRLEAMLIVADRTSTLILTGNGDVLEPEDSLAAIGSGGAYAQAAALALLHNTEMAPEDVVSKALGIAGDLCIYTNQHHTIEVLE from the coding sequence ATGGAAAAAGAACTCCCCCAATTTCACGGCACGACCATCGTCAGCGTGCGGCGCGGCAACCGCGTCGCCATCGGTGGAGACGGCCAGGTCACGCTGGGCAACATCGTGGTCAAAGGTAGCGCGCGCAAAGTGCGGCGCTTGTACAAGGACTCCGTGCTGGCGGGCTTTGCGGGCGCGACCGCAGATGCATTCACGCTGCTGGAACGCTTCGAGGGCAAGCTGGAAAAGCATCAGGGTCACCTGCTGCGCGCTGCCGTCGAGCTGACGCGCGACTGGCGCACCGACCGCGTGCTGCGCAGGCTCGAAGCCATGCTGATCGTCGCCGACCGCACGTCGACGCTGATCCTCACCGGCAACGGCGACGTGCTTGAGCCTGAAGACAGCCTGGCAGCCATCGGCTCTGGCGGCGCATACGCGCAGGCCGCCGCATTGGCACTGCTTCACAACACCGAGATGGCCCCGGAAGACGTGGTCAGCAAGGCACTGGGGATCGCTGGCGACCTGTGCATCTATACCAACCAGCATCACACGATCGAGGTGCTGGAATGA
- the dapF gene encoding diaminopimelate epimerase has protein sequence MHWKFTKMHGAGNDFVVLDGVRETIALTPERARKLAHRQFGVGADQILLVEPATRADADFRYRIFNSDGSEVEHCGNGARCFVRFVREQGLTDRNPVRAEIATGVITLDLRDDGSVSVEMGSTRFDPASVPFDASGLTPRIEGEAELWPLDVSGTATPDDANADPAHTAWVTVVAISNPHAVQVVDDVDTAPVAIVGPRVEHHPRFPRRVNAGFMQIVDRQQIRLRVYERGAGETLACGTGACAAVAAGIRRGLLDSPVQVHTRGGILTIDWDGAQLRMAGPTQTVFESTVDVDALIG, from the coding sequence ATGCATTGGAAATTCACCAAAATGCACGGCGCAGGCAACGACTTTGTCGTCCTGGACGGCGTGCGAGAGACCATCGCCCTGACCCCTGAGCGCGCGCGCAAGCTCGCGCATCGCCAATTTGGCGTGGGCGCAGACCAGATCCTGCTGGTGGAACCGGCCACCCGCGCCGATGCCGATTTCCGCTATCGGATCTTCAATTCCGACGGCAGTGAAGTCGAACACTGCGGCAACGGTGCGCGCTGCTTCGTGCGCTTCGTGCGCGAACAGGGCCTGACCGATCGCAACCCGGTGCGCGCCGAAATCGCGACTGGCGTGATCACGCTCGATCTGCGTGACGACGGCAGTGTGTCGGTGGAAATGGGCAGCACCCGTTTCGACCCGGCATCGGTGCCTTTCGATGCCAGCGGGCTGACCCCGCGCATCGAAGGCGAGGCTGAACTGTGGCCGCTGGACGTGTCCGGTACCGCCACCCCTGACGATGCCAATGCCGACCCGGCGCATACCGCCTGGGTCACCGTGGTGGCGATTTCCAATCCGCACGCCGTGCAGGTGGTGGACGATGTGGACACCGCCCCGGTTGCCATCGTGGGCCCGCGTGTGGAACACCACCCGCGTTTCCCGCGTCGGGTGAATGCCGGTTTCATGCAGATCGTTGACCGACAGCAGATTCGTCTGCGGGTCTATGAGCGCGGTGCCGGTGAAACGCTGGCCTGCGGTACGGGCGCATGCGCAGCCGTCGCGGCGGGTATTCGTCGCGGTCTGCTCGACAGCCCGGTGCAGGTGCATACGCGCGGCGGCATTCTGACCATCGATTGGGACGGCGCGCAATTGCGCATGGCCGGCCCGACCCAGACCGTCTTCGAAAGCACGGTGGATGTGGACGCGTTGATCGGCTAA
- a CDS encoding CobW family GTP-binding protein — MSAAVDTNSLVPVTVLTGFLGAGKTTLLNRILSENHGRRVAVIENEFGPESIDNDLLIREEGEQIVEMNNGCICCTVRGDLVRILQELKAKRKAGELKFERVVIETTGMANPGPVCQTFFMDEEVESYYMLDAVITVVDAKHGMQTLDEQPEALNQVGFADQLLVSKTDIVTEQEFQALRSRLVHINPRAPITKVDFGKVDLKKVLDLRGFNLNSILDIDPDFLAPEHPHAAEAGHDHDHAHDHDHGHDHEHQHIHADGSVCTDPSHNHDHAHVHHHHDDAIKAFVFKSDKPFDGMRLEEFLGGIVQVYGPDLLRYKGILYMNGVNRRMLFQGVHMLMGADVGKAWQAGEKKSSKVVFIGRNLPQDVFTKGLEQCLA, encoded by the coding sequence ATGAGTGCCGCTGTAGATACGAATTCCTTGGTTCCGGTCACCGTGCTGACTGGCTTTCTGGGCGCGGGCAAGACGACGCTGCTCAATCGCATCCTGAGCGAGAACCACGGCCGTCGTGTTGCCGTGATCGAAAACGAATTCGGACCGGAGAGCATCGACAACGATCTGCTGATCCGCGAAGAAGGCGAACAGATCGTCGAAATGAACAACGGCTGCATCTGCTGCACGGTTCGTGGCGACCTGGTGCGCATCCTGCAGGAACTGAAGGCCAAGCGCAAAGCCGGCGAACTGAAGTTCGAACGTGTGGTGATCGAGACCACCGGCATGGCCAACCCGGGCCCGGTCTGCCAGACCTTCTTCATGGATGAAGAAGTCGAGTCGTACTACATGCTGGATGCCGTCATCACCGTGGTCGATGCCAAGCACGGCATGCAGACCCTGGACGAGCAACCCGAAGCGCTGAACCAGGTCGGCTTTGCTGATCAGTTGCTGGTGTCGAAGACCGACATCGTGACCGAGCAGGAATTCCAGGCACTGCGCAGCCGTCTGGTGCACATCAACCCGCGCGCGCCGATCACCAAGGTGGACTTCGGCAAGGTCGACCTGAAGAAGGTGCTGGACCTGCGTGGCTTCAATCTGAATTCGATCCTGGACATCGACCCGGACTTCCTGGCACCGGAACATCCGCACGCCGCCGAAGCCGGTCATGACCACGATCATGCACATGATCACGACCACGGTCACGATCACGAACACCAGCACATCCATGCTGATGGTTCGGTGTGTACCGACCCGAGCCACAACCACGACCACGCGCATGTGCATCATCACCACGATGACGCGATCAAGGCCTTTGTCTTCAAGTCGGACAAACCCTTTGATGGCATGCGCCTGGAAGAATTCCTGGGTGGCATCGTGCAGGTATACGGCCCGGACCTGTTGCGCTACAAAGGCATCCTGTACATGAACGGTGTCAATCGTCGCATGTTGTTCCAAGGCGTGCATATGCTGATGGGTGCCGATGTGGGCAAAGCATGGCAAGCTGGTGAAAAGAAATCCAGCAAGGTGGTTTTCATCGGCCGCAACCTGCCGCAAGACGTGTTCACCAAGGGCCTGGAGCAGTGCCTGGCATAA
- a CDS encoding lysophospholipid acyltransferase family protein, which yields MLQLFRLLAYLPLSWLQAIGRLLGRFTRARSQPYRERLHENALQAGYDDPALEREAAAQAGASVLELPHVWFRGDRAVGAVLCDDWAVVEAARAEARGILFLTPHWGCFEVTARYYAREAPITVLYRPPRKRWLAPLIEGARSGANLNTAPATLKGVRELVRALRRGEAVGMLPDQVPGEGEGVWAPFFGRSAFTMTLPGKLAAQTGAAVILAGAERLSGGRGWRLHLSRVEGPVPEDAVAQATWVNAAMERMVRRNPGQYLWGYNRYKTPRGEHAAAPE from the coding sequence ATGCTTCAGCTTTTCCGTCTGCTTGCCTATCTTCCGCTGTCCTGGCTGCAAGCCATTGGCCGCCTGCTGGGGCGTTTTACCCGCGCCCGGTCGCAGCCCTATCGCGAGCGGCTGCACGAGAACGCGTTGCAGGCGGGTTATGACGACCCTGCGCTTGAGCGCGAGGCGGCGGCGCAGGCGGGTGCCAGTGTGTTGGAACTGCCACATGTGTGGTTTCGCGGCGACCGTGCGGTGGGTGCGGTGCTGTGTGATGACTGGGCGGTGGTGGAGGCGGCGCGTGCCGAGGCGCGGGGCATTCTGTTTTTGACTCCGCACTGGGGGTGTTTTGAAGTTACGGCGCGTTATTACGCGCGTGAGGCGCCGATCACGGTGTTGTATCGACCGCCGCGCAAGCGTTGGTTGGCACCGTTGATCGAGGGGGCGCGCAGTGGTGCGAATCTGAATACTGCGCCGGCAACCTTGAAGGGGGTGCGTGAGCTGGTGCGGGCGTTGCGTCGGGGCGAGGCGGTGGGGATGTTGCCGGATCAGGTGCCGGGGGAAGGTGAGGGTGTTTGGGCACCGTTCTTTGGTCGCAGTGCGTTCACGATGACGTTGCCGGGGAAGCTGGCGGCGCAGACGGGGGCGGCGGTGATTCTGGCGGGGGCGGAGCGGCTGTCGGGGGGCAGGGGCTGGCGTTTGCATTTGTCGCGTGTGGAGGGGCCGGTGCCGGAGGATGCGGTGGCGCAGGCTACCTGGGTGAATGCGGCGATGGAGCGTATGGTGCGGCGTAATCCTGGTCAGTATCTGTGGGGCTATAACCGGTATAAGACGCCGCGTGGGGAGCATGCTGCTGCGCCTGAGTAG
- a CDS encoding sulfite exporter TauE/SafE family protein — MDTVYLVVALGAAVAGFVQGLSGFAFGMVAMSFWAWVLDPRLAATLVVFGALLGQVLAAVTVRRAVDVKRLLPFLVGGLAGVPLGVALLPYLDMDGFKTMLGLLLVCWCPAMLWAAHVSKTQPKIQSSIQSNTSAKHRLADGAVGVAGGMLGGLGGFTGVVPTLWCTLRGFDKDSQRAIIQNFNLAMLLTTMGTYLAKGMVTRDMLPLFAIVAPAMLIPTLWGAKLYIGISEARFRQIVLVLLSLSGLAMLGSSLPRLLERMG; from the coding sequence ATGGACACGGTTTATCTGGTGGTGGCCCTGGGGGCAGCGGTCGCAGGTTTTGTGCAAGGTTTGTCAGGCTTCGCCTTCGGCATGGTGGCGATGTCGTTCTGGGCGTGGGTGCTCGACCCGCGCCTGGCTGCCACGCTGGTGGTGTTTGGCGCCTTGCTGGGCCAAGTGTTGGCCGCAGTCACCGTAAGACGCGCGGTGGACGTCAAACGCCTGCTGCCATTTCTGGTTGGTGGGCTGGCTGGGGTCCCGCTTGGCGTGGCCCTGCTGCCCTATCTGGACATGGATGGGTTCAAGACCATGCTTGGCCTGCTGCTGGTGTGCTGGTGCCCCGCCATGCTGTGGGCGGCACACGTATCCAAAACCCAGCCGAAAATTCAGTCGAGCATTCAGTCGAACACTAGCGCCAAGCACCGCCTGGCAGATGGCGCAGTTGGTGTAGCCGGTGGGATGCTGGGTGGCCTTGGCGGTTTCACTGGCGTCGTACCCACCCTGTGGTGCACCCTGCGCGGCTTCGACAAAGACAGTCAGCGCGCGATCATTCAGAACTTCAACCTGGCCATGTTGTTGACGACCATGGGCACGTATCTGGCCAAGGGCATGGTCACCCGTGACATGCTACCTCTGTTTGCCATCGTCGCACCGGCCATGCTGATCCCCACGCTATGGGGTGCAAAGCTCTATATCGGCATCAGCGAGGCCCGCTTCCGGCAGATCGTGCTGGTGCTGCTGAGCTTGTCCGGGCTGGCAATGCTGGGGTCTTCATTGCCTCGTCTGCTGGAACGGATGGGCTGA
- a CDS encoding 6,7-dimethyl-8-ribityllumazine synthase, whose product MNQTDRTSQHSSHVTSHTTSQASAPRIAYIQSSWHRDIVDQAHTGFVAELARQHVSADAVSRFVVPGAFEIPLHAKRLAATGQYDAIVACGFVVDGGIYRHDFVASTVVSALMDVQLATDVPVFSVVLTPHHFHEHAEHQRFFKAHFVHKGEEAATAVLGTLRSLQDIAVQHTPAQHLQPLAA is encoded by the coding sequence ATGAATCAGACTGACCGCACTTCGCAGCATTCTTCGCACGTCACTTCCCACACCACTTCCCAAGCTTCCGCACCGCGCATCGCCTACATCCAGTCTTCCTGGCACCGCGACATCGTCGATCAGGCACACACCGGCTTTGTCGCCGAACTGGCCCGCCAGCACGTCTCGGCCGATGCCGTCAGCCGTTTTGTGGTGCCGGGTGCCTTCGAGATTCCGCTGCACGCCAAGCGGCTTGCGGCCACCGGCCAGTACGACGCCATCGTCGCATGCGGCTTTGTGGTCGACGGCGGCATCTACCGCCACGACTTCGTCGCCAGCACCGTGGTGTCGGCGCTGATGGACGTGCAGCTGGCCACCGACGTACCGGTGTTCTCGGTGGTGCTGACGCCGCATCACTTCCACGAACACGCAGAGCATCAACGTTTCTTCAAGGCACACTTCGTTCACAAGGGCGAAGAAGCGGCCACGGCCGTGCTGGGCACACTGCGCAGCCTGCAGGACATCGCCGTGCAGCACACGCCTGCACAACATCTGCAGCCCTTGGCAGCCTAA
- a CDS encoding DUF484 family protein produces the protein MNAHDVAQYLQENPEFFERHADLFASLRVPSPHGGSAVSLAERQVGGLRDRLRASDARLMELVRNARENEIISENMFFWLRGLLIERDPLRLPDMLTKTLASSFTVPDVALRLWGVDNAPAEAVESGWAQPVPDDVRSFVNSLMAPYCGLNSGFAVAGWLSEHVRSMALIPLRVGVAPQAFGLLVLGSPDPERFAPSLGTGFLARIGELSSASLSRLLPR, from the coding sequence ATGAACGCCCACGACGTCGCGCAATACCTGCAAGAAAATCCCGAATTCTTCGAGCGGCACGCCGATCTTTTCGCTTCGTTGCGGGTGCCCAGCCCCCACGGTGGCAGCGCGGTGTCGCTGGCGGAACGCCAGGTCGGTGGCTTGCGTGACCGGCTGCGCGCAAGCGATGCCCGGCTCATGGAGCTGGTGCGCAATGCGCGCGAGAACGAGATCATCTCGGAAAACATGTTCTTCTGGTTGCGCGGTCTGCTGATCGAACGCGATCCGCTGCGCCTGCCCGATATGCTGACCAAGACACTGGCCAGCAGCTTCACCGTGCCTGATGTCGCCTTGCGTCTGTGGGGCGTGGACAATGCACCCGCCGAGGCGGTCGAAAGCGGATGGGCGCAACCGGTGCCGGACGATGTGCGCAGCTTCGTCAACAGCTTGATGGCCCCGTATTGCGGCCTGAACTCAGGCTTTGCGGTGGCGGGCTGGTTGTCCGAGCACGTGCGCTCGATGGCCCTGATTCCGCTGCGGGTGGGGGTTGCGCCGCAGGCGTTTGGCCTGCTGGTGCTGGGTTCACCCGACCCGGAACGTTTCGCGCCGTCGCTGGGCACGGGTTTCCTGGCGCGTATTGGCGAGCTGTCCAGCGCCAGCCTGTCGCGCCTGCTGCCGCGCTGA
- the hslU gene encoding ATP-dependent protease ATPase subunit HslU produces MTPSEIVSELDKYIVGQDRAKRSVSIALRNRWRRQQVAEPLRHEIHPKNILMIGPTGVGKTEIARRLAKLADAPFVKIEATKFTEVGYVGRDVDTIIRDLAEVAVKQTREAEMRRVRTQAEDAAEDRIIDILVPPARDAHGNPQRDDSNATRQTFRKRLREGQLDDTEIEIDLAQSVPQMEIMSPPGMEEMTEQIRGMFAGMSQGKKKTRKLRIKEAFKLVVDEEAAKRVNEEELRAKAITSVEQNGIVFLDEIDKIAARQEGNGVDVSRQGVQRDLLPLVEGTTVNTKYGLIHTDHILFIASGAFHLSRPSDLIPELQGRFPIRVELDSLSSKDFVRILSDTDASLIKQYSALLGTEEVELSFTDDGIERLAELAFSVNESTENIGARRLYTVMEKLLEELSFDATKKSGQTVVIDAAYVNAQLNDVAAHQDLARFVL; encoded by the coding sequence ATGACGCCGAGCGAAATCGTCTCCGAACTGGACAAATACATTGTTGGCCAAGACCGCGCCAAGCGTTCGGTATCGATTGCTTTGCGCAATCGCTGGCGTCGTCAGCAGGTGGCCGAGCCCCTGCGCCACGAGATCCACCCCAAGAACATCTTGATGATCGGACCCACCGGGGTCGGCAAGACCGAGATCGCCCGTCGCCTGGCCAAGCTGGCCGACGCGCCGTTCGTGAAGATCGAAGCAACCAAGTTCACGGAAGTGGGTTATGTCGGCCGTGACGTCGACACCATCATTCGTGACCTGGCCGAAGTGGCCGTCAAGCAGACCCGCGAAGCCGAAATGCGCCGCGTGCGCACCCAGGCCGAAGATGCTGCCGAAGACCGCATCATCGACATTCTGGTGCCGCCTGCACGTGATGCCCACGGCAATCCGCAGCGCGATGACAGCAACGCCACGCGCCAGACTTTCCGCAAGCGTCTGCGGGAAGGCCAGCTGGACGACACCGAGATCGAGATCGATCTGGCGCAGTCCGTGCCGCAGATGGAAATCATGTCGCCGCCCGGCATGGAAGAGATGACCGAGCAGATTCGCGGCATGTTCGCGGGCATGTCTCAGGGCAAGAAGAAGACCCGCAAGCTGCGGATCAAGGAAGCCTTCAAGCTGGTGGTCGACGAAGAGGCTGCCAAGCGCGTGAACGAAGAAGAACTGCGCGCCAAGGCCATTACCAGCGTTGAGCAGAACGGTATCGTGTTCCTGGACGAGATCGACAAGATCGCGGCGCGCCAGGAAGGCAACGGCGTGGATGTGTCGCGCCAGGGTGTGCAGCGCGACCTGCTGCCGCTGGTGGAAGGCACGACCGTCAACACCAAGTACGGCCTGATCCATACCGACCACATTCTGTTCATCGCATCGGGTGCATTCCACCTGTCGCGTCCGTCGGACCTGATCCCGGAACTGCAAGGTCGTTTCCCCATTCGTGTGGAACTCGACTCGCTGAGCAGCAAGGACTTCGTGCGCATCCTGTCCGATACCGATGCGTCGCTGATCAAGCAGTACAGCGCCTTGCTGGGTACCGAAGAGGTCGAACTGTCGTTCACCGACGACGGTATCGAGCGCTTGGCGGAACTGGCGTTCTCGGTGAACGAGTCCACTGAGAACATCGGTGCACGTCGCCTGTACACGGTGATGGAAAAGCTGCTGGAAGAGCTGTCCTTCGACGCCACGAAAAAGAGCGGCCAGACCGTGGTGATCGATGCTGCCTATGTGAATGCACAGCTGAACGACGTGGCTGCACACCAGGACTTGGCGCGCTTCGTTCTGTAA
- a CDS encoding ATP-binding domain-containing protein, giving the protein MARIIPDGWRETGATGAARREIDTLALLERGLPDHYTVYHAVHFTNVEQGYSIYGDIDFAVVGPQGQVLLIEQVSGFLDETGDGLHKKTSGRPRNVAVHIGQSVQRLQARLMKRLDQQEVRVEYLLYCPDYTVRQPEAAGVAPERVIDSTRRDQLVPIVEATTKAASPADEPMQVHRFLRDIIQLQPDTGALIGQTKRAVTRIAGGLAHWARQLEFEPFRLHVIGTAGSGKTQLALAEYRAALLRGQRPLYVCFNRPLADHVGAIAPEGGLVCTFHSLCEQVLRASGVTPDFGRRDAFAAVIDAAGRMPVPDALRFDTVVVDEGQDFSAAWRDQVMRHATPDARITWLEDPMQNLYEMPRVPLPGWVTMHAHTNYRSPRNIVRMLQELVPEDQRIDARGPVASADIDVLVYGDQDSLVEHTKKAVSHCLASGFKREDIAIVSFRGREHSALLNLDHLGPHPLRGFTGSYDLFGQAEYSEGEVLIESVYRFKGQSAPAIVFTEIDFSTLDEKTRRKLFVGATRAMLKLVLVMSRRAHELWKTPALEPQA; this is encoded by the coding sequence ATGGCCCGCATCATTCCAGACGGCTGGCGCGAAACCGGTGCGACCGGTGCCGCCCGCCGAGAGATCGACACGCTTGCCCTGCTTGAACGGGGCCTGCCTGACCACTACACGGTCTATCACGCCGTGCACTTCACCAATGTCGAGCAGGGATATTCGATCTACGGCGACATCGATTTCGCAGTGGTCGGCCCGCAAGGCCAGGTCTTGCTGATCGAACAGGTCAGCGGCTTTCTCGACGAAACCGGCGACGGCCTGCACAAGAAAACCAGCGGCCGTCCGCGCAACGTGGCGGTGCACATCGGCCAGTCGGTGCAGCGCCTGCAAGCCAGATTGATGAAACGACTGGACCAGCAAGAAGTTCGCGTCGAATACCTGCTGTACTGCCCCGACTACACCGTCCGGCAGCCCGAAGCGGCAGGCGTGGCCCCCGAGCGCGTGATCGACTCGACCCGACGCGACCAGCTGGTGCCGATTGTCGAAGCCACCACCAAAGCAGCCAGCCCGGCCGATGAGCCGATGCAGGTGCATCGTTTCCTGCGCGACATCATCCAGCTGCAACCCGACACCGGTGCGTTGATCGGCCAGACCAAACGCGCCGTCACCCGCATTGCAGGCGGCTTGGCGCACTGGGCACGACAACTGGAATTCGAGCCGTTCCGTCTGCACGTGATCGGCACTGCCGGATCGGGCAAGACCCAACTGGCCCTGGCCGAATACCGCGCCGCGCTGCTGCGTGGCCAACGCCCGCTATACGTCTGTTTCAACCGCCCCTTGGCCGACCACGTAGGTGCCATTGCCCCGGAAGGCGGCCTGGTGTGCACCTTCCACAGCCTGTGCGAACAAGTGCTGCGCGCGTCAGGCGTCACGCCCGACTTCGGCCGCCGCGATGCGTTTGCAGCAGTCATTGACGCAGCTGGTCGCATGCCGGTACCGGACGCACTGCGTTTTGACACGGTCGTGGTCGATGAAGGACAGGATTTCTCGGCAGCGTGGCGGGATCAGGTGATGCGCCATGCAACGCCCGATGCACGGATCACGTGGCTGGAAGACCCCATGCAGAACCTGTACGAAATGCCCCGAGTGCCGCTACCGGGCTGGGTCACGATGCACGCGCACACCAACTACCGCAGCCCGCGCAACATCGTGCGCATGCTGCAAGAGCTGGTGCCAGAAGACCAACGCATCGACGCACGCGGTCCAGTGGCCAGCGCCGACATCGATGTACTGGTGTACGGGGACCAGGACTCGCTTGTCGAACACACCAAGAAAGCCGTATCGCATTGCCTGGCCTCGGGCTTCAAACGCGAAGACATCGCGATCGTAAGCTTCCGCGGACGCGAACATTCCGCCCTGCTGAATCTCGATCACCTGGGCCCGCATCCGCTGCGTGGCTTCACCGGCAGCTATGACCTGTTCGGGCAGGCAGAATATTCCGAAGGCGAAGTGCTGATCGAATCCGTGTACCGATTCAAAGGGCAGTCGGCACCAGCAATCGTATTCACCGAAATCGACTTCTCAACGCTCGACGAGAAAACGCGGCGCAAGCTGTTCGTCGGGGCGACCCGCGCCATGCTGAAGCTGGTACTAGTGATGTCGCGCCGCGCGCATGAACTGTGGAAGACACCAGCGTTGGAACCGCAGGCGTAA
- the dksA gene encoding RNA polymerase-binding protein DksA, which yields MSERQLAFFRNRLHEIERELLSNAGETTEHLRETAFVPDPADRATIEEEHALELRTRDRERKLLKKVQQSLARIDGGDYGWCEETGEPIGIPRLLARPTATLSLEAQQRRELRQKLYGD from the coding sequence ATGAGCGAGCGCCAACTGGCGTTCTTCCGGAACCGTCTCCACGAGATCGAGCGTGAGTTGCTGTCCAATGCCGGTGAAACCACCGAGCACCTGCGCGAAACCGCGTTCGTGCCGGACCCGGCAGACCGCGCGACCATCGAAGAAGAGCATGCGCTGGAACTGCGTACGCGTGATCGCGAACGCAAACTGCTGAAGAAAGTGCAGCAGTCCCTGGCGCGCATCGACGGTGGCGACTACGGCTGGTGTGAGGAAACCGGTGAACCCATCGGTATCCCGCGTCTGCTGGCTCGTCCGACGGCCACGCTGTCGCTCGAAGCACAGCAACGCCGCGAACTGCGTCAGAAGCTTTACGGCGACTGA
- the xerC gene encoding tyrosine recombinase XerC, giving the protein MRSSPRTSNQNLDPDAPDVDLPPAVLTWLAELESVRRYSRHTLDAYRRDLCHLVSCAGKVPLESVAAAQVRRFLGQLHSQGLSPRSLARILAAWRGFYKWWGPQLGLSANPADGIRAPRAPRSLPKALGVEQTQAMLDHGAAKSQGGSPTERCDAAMFELLYSSGLRLSELTGLDLRYSRTAEYESTGWLDIDEAEVTVLGKGGKRRTVPVGAKAIEALRDWLAVRADVAAPNGAPEDASALFLGERGKRIAARRVQTRLARFGEEAGVATRVHPHVLRHSFASHVLQSAGDLRAVQEMLGHASISTTQIYTRLDFQHLAAAYDRAHPRAAPPPIDVDTVPAPAATAVDAPHAGAKTRRPRGR; this is encoded by the coding sequence ATGCGATCGTCCCCGCGCACGTCGAACCAGAACCTGGACCCAGACGCGCCCGACGTAGACCTGCCGCCTGCGGTGCTGACCTGGCTGGCCGAGCTGGAAAGCGTGCGCCGTTATTCGCGCCACACGCTGGACGCTTATCGACGCGATCTGTGTCACCTGGTGTCTTGTGCCGGCAAGGTGCCTCTGGAAAGCGTGGCTGCCGCTCAAGTGCGCCGGTTTCTGGGCCAGTTGCACAGCCAGGGGCTGAGCCCGCGCAGCCTGGCCCGCATCCTTGCTGCCTGGCGGGGCTTCTACAAATGGTGGGGGCCGCAGCTTGGTCTGTCGGCCAATCCGGCAGACGGTATTCGCGCGCCGCGCGCGCCACGCAGTCTGCCCAAGGCCTTGGGGGTGGAACAGACCCAGGCCATGCTCGATCATGGCGCAGCCAAAAGCCAGGGCGGCAGTCCGACCGAGCGCTGCGACGCGGCCATGTTCGAATTGCTGTATTCAAGCGGCTTGCGCTTGTCCGAGCTGACCGGGCTGGACCTGCGCTACAGCCGCACTGCTGAGTACGAATCCACCGGCTGGCTGGATATCGATGAAGCCGAGGTCACGGTGCTGGGCAAGGGCGGCAAGCGCCGCACCGTGCCGGTCGGTGCCAAGGCCATTGAAGCCCTGCGGGATTGGCTGGCAGTGCGCGCAGATGTCGCGGCTCCCAATGGCGCCCCGGAAGATGCGTCTGCATTGTTCCTGGGCGAGCGCGGCAAGCGGATTGCCGCTCGTCGTGTCCAGACCCGTCTGGCTCGCTTTGGCGAAGAAGCGGGGGTTGCAACCCGGGTCCATCCCCACGTCTTGCGTCACAGTTTTGCCAGCCACGTGCTGCAATCTGCCGGTGACCTGCGTGCCGTCCAAGAGATGTTGGGACACGCCAGCATTTCCACCACCCAGATCTACACCCGCCTGGATTTCCAGCATCTGGCGGCGGCCTACGACCGTGCCCATCCGCGCGCAGCTCCCCCGCCAATCGATGTCGATACGGTTCCGGCACCAGCCGCGACTGCCGTCGATGCGCCACATGCTGGCGCAAAAACCAGGCGGCCACGCGGACGATGA
- a CDS encoding Fur family transcriptional regulator yields the protein MEEQARTAISATGARITATRVRVLSSLLAAGSALSHQELFEHIGSQGSVDRVTLYRVLEWLVETGLAHRIAGEDRIWRFSVAQPGEPDAQGHSHHSNEPHGHFQCDACRRMFCIDAPVGIEQNLSRLPEGFVGRDVELLIRGTCPACARQVRKPARVARRVSAA from the coding sequence TTGGAAGAACAGGCTCGTACAGCTATCAGTGCCACTGGCGCGCGGATCACCGCGACGCGGGTACGCGTGCTGTCGTCCCTGCTCGCGGCCGGCAGTGCGCTGTCACACCAGGAACTGTTTGAACACATTGGTAGCCAAGGTTCGGTTGACCGGGTCACGCTGTACCGGGTGCTCGAATGGCTGGTCGAAACCGGCCTTGCGCACCGTATCGCGGGCGAAGACCGGATCTGGCGCTTCAGTGTGGCCCAGCCTGGCGAACCTGATGCACAAGGCCATTCGCACCACTCGAATGAGCCGCACGGCCATTTTCAGTGCGACGCGTGTCGTCGCATGTTTTGCATCGATGCCCCGGTTGGCATCGAACAGAATCTATCCCGTCTGCCCGAAGGTTTTGTCGGGCGAGACGTCGAATTGCTGATTCGTGGCACCTGTCCTGCCTGCGCGCGCCAAGTGCGCAAGCCGGCCCGGGTTGCGCGACGGGTCAGCGCCGCTTAA